The following are from one region of the Populus trichocarpa isolate Nisqually-1 chromosome 8, P.trichocarpa_v4.1, whole genome shotgun sequence genome:
- the LOC18101282 gene encoding fasciclin-like arabinogalactan protein 17, with product MAMAPSPPCIHIFFASILLLSNFHLGFSSSSSTLQENHSNGSYSGQINSNSVLVALLDSHYTELAELVEKALLLQTLEDAVGKHNITIFAPRNEALERDLDPEFKRFLLEPGNLKSLQTLLLYHIVPNRINLSHNSSLHHHSTLCRDRIKLGSQSGEKLIDSAKIIQVNAVERPDGVIHGIERLLIPRSVQQDFNNRRSLQSISAVKPEGAPEVDPRTQRLKKPAPPAKPGSAPVLPIYDAMAPGPSLAPAPAPGPGGPHHHFNGERQVKDFIETLLLYGGYNEMADILVNLTSLATEMGRLVSEGYVLTVLAPNDEAMAKLTTDQLSEPGAPEQIIYYHVIPEYQTEESMYNAVRRFGKISYDTLRLPHKVLAQEADGSVKFGHAENSAYLFDPDIYTDGRISVQGIDGVLFPLEEKEKSDTKTEMKSVKVAAKPQRRGKLLEVACRMLGTFGQDSHFTTCQ from the coding sequence ATGGCCATGGCGCCTTCACCTCCTTGCATCCACATTTTCTTCGCTTCTATTCTTCTTCTCTCAAATTTTCATCTGGGgttctcttcttcctcctctacatTGCAAGAGAACCATAGCAATGGGTCTTATTCAGGCCAAATCAACTCAAACTCAGTTCTTGTAGCTCTTCTTGACTCACATTATACAGAACTGGCTGAACTTGTTGAAAAGGCACTTCTTTTACAAACCCTTGAAGATGCTGTTGGTAAACACAACATCACCATCTTTGCTCCTAGAAATGAAGCTCTCGAACGTGATCTTGATCCCGAGTTCAAGCGGTTCTTGCTTGAACCTGGCAATCTCAAGTCTCTCCAGACTCTCCTACTTTATCACATTGTCCCCAACAGAATCAATCTCAGCCATAACTCCTCTCTTCACCATCACAGCACCTTGTGCCGCGATAGAATCAAGCTCGGCAGTCAATCCGGCGAGAAGTTAATAGACTCGGCGAAAATCATTCAAGTGAATGCAGTGGAGAGGCCAGATGGCGTAATTCATGGGATTGAAAGGTTGCTAATCCCACGATCTGTTCAACAAGATTTCAACAATCGCAGGAGTTTGCAATCAATTTCAGCTGTGAAACCAGAAGGAGCACCAGAGGTTGATCCAAGAACACAAAGGTTGAAGAAACCAGCACCACCAGCAAAACCCGGTTCAGCCCCGGTCCTACCAATCTACGATGCAATGGCACCCGGCCCATCTCTTGCCCCGGCTCCAGCTCCTGGTCCAGGTGGACCTCATCACCATTTCAATGGAGAAAGACAAGTTAAAGATTTCATTGAAACCCTTCTTTTGTATGGAGGATACAATGAAATGGCTGATATTCTTGTGAATTTAACATCATTAGCAACAGAAATGGGAAGATTAGTATCTGAAGGTTATGTGCTAACAGTTTTAGCCCCAAATGATGAAGCAATGGCTAAGCTCACAACAGACCAATTGAGTGAGCCAGGAGCACCGGAGCAGATAATCTATTACCATGTGATACCCGAGTATCAAACTGAAGAAAGCATGTACAATGCTGTTAGAAGATTTGGGAAGATTTCTTATGATACATTAAGATTGCCACACAAAGTTTTGGCACAAGAAGCTGATGGGTCAGTGAAATTTGGACATGCTGAGAATTCTGCTTATTTGTTTGATCCTGATATTTACACAGATGGAAGAATCTCTGTTCAAGGGATTGATGGGGTTCTGTTTCCATTAGAGGAGAAGGAGAAATCGGATACCAAGACGGAAATGAAGAGTGTTAAGGTTGCTGCTAAGCCGCAAAGGAGAG
- the LOC7490872 gene encoding ABC transporter I family member 6, chloroplastic produces MALRFTLSSPSPSLQPPLIHSPPPLKLSTLPLNSNLFTYSATRSLRLRSTRRLPAVTASVPAVETTGTTGTDSGKKRPLLEVKDLTAVIAESKQEILKGVNVVLYEGEVHAIMGKNGSGKSTFSKVLAGHPDYEVTGGSVVFKGENLLDMEPEERSLAGLFMSFQSPVEIPGVNNIDFLNMAYNARRRKLGLPELGPIEFYAYLFPKLELVNMKSDFLNRNVNEGFSGGERKRNEILQLAVLGAELAILDEIDSGLDIDALQDVAKAVNGMLTPNNAVLMITHYLRLLEFIKPTCIHIMENGRIVKTGDISIAKTLEKEGYKAISAS; encoded by the exons ATGGCCTTACGCTTCACTCTCTCCTCCCCTTCTCCCTCTCTACAGCCACCACTCATCCATTCTCCTCCTCCGCTTAAACTTTCAACTCTGCCCCttaattcaaacttattcacATATTCTGCCACTCGCTCTCTCCGTCTCCGCTCCACCCGCCGTCTTCCTGCAGTCACTGCCTCTGTCCCTGCCGTAGAAACCACAGGGACTACCGGAACCGATTCAGGGAAGAAAAGGCCGTTGCTGGAAGTCAAGGATTTGACCGCTGTGATTGCTGAGTCGAAACAGGAGATTCTCAAAGGCGTCAACGTTGTCCTTTACGAAGGAGAG GTTCATGCTATTATGGGAAAAAATGGGTCTGGTAAGAGCACATTTTCAAAG GTTCTTGCTGGGCATCCGGATTATGAGGTAACTGGAGGGAGTGTAGTGTTTAAAGGGGAGAACTTGCTTGACATGGAGCCAGAAGAAAGGTCACTTGCTGGGCTTTTTATGAGTTTTCAGTCACCAGTTGAGATTCCTGGTGTTAACaatattgattttcttaataTGGCTTATAATGCGCGGAGACGGAAACTCGGTCTGCCTGAACTTGGACCTATCGAG TTCTATGCGTATTTGTTTCCAAAACTTGAGCTTGTGAACATGAAGAGTGATTTTCTTAATAGAAATGTGAATGAAGGGTTCAGTGGTGGTGAAAGAAAGCGGAATGAGATTTTACAACTTGCG GTTTTGGGTGCAGAATTGGCTATATTAGATGAAATTGATTCTGGGTTGGATATCGATGCCCTTCAAGATGTAGCAAAAGCAGTGAATGGGATGTTGACCCCGAACAATGCTGTTTTGATGATTACTCATTATCTACGGCTTCTGGAATTCATCAAGCCCACGTGCATTCATATCATG GAGAATGGCAGAATTGTAAAAACCGGTGATATTTCCATAGCAAAGACACTTGAGAAGGAAGGTTACAAAGCAATCTCTGCCTCTTAA